A region from the Corylus avellana chromosome ca7, CavTom2PMs-1.0 genome encodes:
- the LOC132187744 gene encoding uncharacterized protein LOC132187744, translated as MATDCAKDKWEHSNLAQDVSEEDEDLSFCDLPVINCLTKEDDNQSRKEDALDIENQEDQFDFSSTGGSVLKESKMCAADEVFFQGRILPLRLSVSSDTGLPRFQHDQIQKFTRSESMDHRSTGGFASNNSSRSSSTRSYNSSSSNSSSSTTIRRTNYKPKFQNAFLTCPSPKPQIKLSTTHQGTVGIRIRNSSTWDYLRVGLLPTPEIGLQDLKVRRNSSVNKSSVSRNSSQGSSSNSVIVKNSAKISTGCRGEKQRTPGFLEKGIGGLLNGCKCLDETVSSKAVIIKSSNANNNNSESSATHAKKEKLLEVKMKKKDEKQQLQGKQAMSRHRTSEWLKELPHAVYPPEGQTD; from the coding sequence ATGGCAACAGACTGTGCCAAAGACAAATGGGAACATTCTAATTTAGCGCAAGATGTAtcagaagaagatgaagatttaTCGTTTTGTGATCTACCAGTCATTAACTGTTTGACGAAAGAAGACGACAATCAATCAAGAAAAGAAGACGCTTTGGATATCGAAAACCAGGAAGATCAGTTCGATTTCAGCTCAACGGGCGGCTCTGTTTTGAAAGAGTCTAAAATGTGCGCCGCCGATGAGGTTTTCTTCCAGGGTCGAATCCTCCCACTACGTCTCTCAGTCAGCTCAGACACGGGCTTGCCCCGTTTCCAGcatgatcaaatccaaaaatttaCACGCTCCGAGTCCATGGACCATCGCTCAACGGGTGGGTTCGCCAGCAACAATAGCAGCCGAAGCAGCAGCACAAGAAGCTACAACTCATCAAGCAGCAATAGCTCCAGCAGTACCACCATCAGACGAACAAATTACAAGCCCAAATTTCAAAACGCTTTCCTTACATGCCCAAGTCCGAAACCCCAAATCAAGTTATCCACGACCCACCAAGGTACCGTCGGTATCCGGATCCGGAATTCATCCACGTGGGACTATTTACGGGTGGGCTTGCTTCCCACTCCAGAGATTGGATTGCAAGACCTCAAGGTTCGTAGAAACAGCAGCGTTAACAAAAGTTCCGTCAGCCGTAATAGCAGTCAGGGTAGTAGTAGCAATAGCGTCATCGTCAAAAACAGCGCAAAGATTAGCACCGGTTGTCGAGGCGAAAAACAGAGGACGCCGGGATTCTTGGAGAAGGGCATCGGGGGATTGCTGAATGGTTGCAAGTGTTTGGATGAAACAGTTTCGTCAAAAGCAGTCATCATTAAGAGCAGTAACGCAAATAACAACAATAGTGAAAGTAGCGCAACGCATgcgaagaaagaaaaattgttggAGGTGAAGATGAAAAAGAAGGACGAAAAGCAGCAGCTGCAGGGAAAGCAAGCCATGTCACGCCATCGAACGTCTGAGTGGCTAAAGGAGCTTCCGCATGCAGTCTATCCTCCAGAGGGTCAGACtgattaa